The Nostoc sp. 'Lobaria pulmonaria (5183) cyanobiont' genome window below encodes:
- a CDS encoding VOC family protein → MKFGHTVIWVDDVVKTVEFYEKAFGLVRRTLQDKGQSIWAEIETGNTTLAFSSSSEAEKLFPGGFHANDATQPPTLIQISFITPDVGSAYMRAIGAGAKTLDAPKTQPGGKTIARVRDPNGVLVSLVSG, encoded by the coding sequence GTGAAATTTGGTCACACGGTCATTTGGGTAGACGATGTAGTTAAAACAGTTGAGTTTTACGAAAAAGCCTTTGGTCTAGTTCGCCGCACTCTCCAGGATAAAGGACAATCTATCTGGGCCGAAATCGAAACCGGAAACACCACATTGGCTTTCTCTTCTAGTAGCGAAGCAGAGAAATTATTTCCTGGAGGCTTCCATGCCAACGACGCCACACAACCACCGACATTGATTCAGATATCATTTATCACACCTGATGTTGGCAGCGCTTACATGAGAGCGATCGGCGCTGGTGCAAAAACACTAGATGCCCCGAAAACCCAGCCTGGGGGTAAAACTATTGCTCGTGTCCGCGATCCCAATGGTGTGCTAGTGTCGTTGGTGAGTGGTTAG
- a CDS encoding Dyp-type peroxidase: MTQQIIREAPAPEPLEGQQANAFYVPAPNEPILNVNNIQGNILGGFNKDYQALLFLEIENPNAFKNWLKSQINFIATASEVIAFNRLFKSARQRRGREGTVKATWVNIAFSFEGLKKLTNDADSFTDESFKAGLAARATDLNDPVDKDGKPIGWVVGGPDNGKVDVVLIIASDERADLLAEISRILESIVAFTDGKGNAKSSGARITFLEEGANLPAPLTGHEHFGNLDGISQPGIRGRVADNPKELLTPRQNPDNKNQGKPGQDLLWPGEFVFGYEGQDNDAKKLEHSKGQVVSAGLHWANDGSYLVFRRLRQDVYKFHKFLNDTAADLDTDARKVSAKLIGRWPSGAPTVRTPEEDAPKLGDDDNANNDFEFNGDDPPDGKFFKNDVVPPSKDATGLRCPFIAHTRKTYPRNDKTPGGGGPGPEEIDRSEVTTQTHRLLRRGIPYGLVSPSTPNNPLQDPNFVDRGLHFLAYQTSIVDQFEFVTKFWANNPNFSEEAAKGHEFEGKLTLGHDPIIGQSENNKPDGDRTRKFFIHLEDDQNQPQTKELTAPEDWVIPTGGGYFFAPSISALKEVLTK, translated from the coding sequence ATGACACAACAAATAATTCGTGAAGCGCCTGCTCCTGAACCGTTAGAAGGTCAACAGGCAAACGCATTTTACGTACCCGCGCCTAATGAGCCTATTCTCAATGTCAACAATATTCAAGGCAACATTCTAGGTGGGTTCAATAAAGACTACCAAGCCCTCTTATTCCTTGAAATTGAAAATCCAAATGCTTTCAAGAATTGGCTGAAGTCACAGATCAATTTCATTGCCACCGCCTCAGAAGTGATTGCCTTCAACCGCTTATTTAAATCAGCCAGACAACGGCGAGGCCGCGAAGGTACTGTTAAGGCAACCTGGGTGAATATAGCTTTTTCCTTTGAGGGGCTGAAGAAACTAACCAATGATGCCGACTCATTTACGGATGAATCCTTTAAAGCTGGACTAGCAGCACGCGCAACCGATCTGAACGACCCAGTAGACAAAGATGGTAAGCCTATTGGCTGGGTTGTGGGTGGGCCAGATAATGGCAAAGTTGATGTGGTTTTGATCATTGCCAGCGACGAACGCGCGGACTTATTAGCAGAAATCTCGCGGATTTTAGAAAGCATTGTGGCATTTACAGATGGCAAAGGCAACGCTAAGAGCAGCGGAGCCAGAATTACCTTCTTGGAAGAGGGAGCTAACTTACCCGCACCCCTGACTGGACATGAGCATTTCGGCAATTTGGATGGAATATCACAACCTGGTATTCGTGGCCGGGTTGCTGATAATCCTAAAGAACTTCTGACTCCTCGGCAAAACCCAGATAATAAAAACCAGGGCAAACCAGGACAGGATCTGCTGTGGCCAGGAGAATTCGTTTTTGGCTATGAGGGTCAGGACAATGATGCTAAAAAGTTGGAACATAGCAAAGGTCAGGTTGTGTCGGCAGGACTACACTGGGCGAATGATGGCTCTTACCTTGTATTCCGGCGATTGCGTCAAGATGTGTATAAGTTTCACAAGTTCTTGAATGACACTGCTGCTGACTTAGACACTGACGCTCGAAAGGTGAGCGCAAAGCTGATTGGTCGCTGGCCCAGTGGTGCTCCCACTGTCCGTACGCCGGAAGAAGACGCCCCAAAATTAGGTGATGATGACAATGCCAACAATGATTTTGAATTCAACGGTGACGATCCACCAGATGGAAAATTCTTCAAAAACGACGTAGTTCCACCTTCCAAAGATGCAACGGGTCTGCGCTGTCCGTTTATTGCCCATACCCGCAAGACTTATCCACGCAATGACAAAACACCAGGAGGTGGAGGCCCAGGGCCAGAAGAGATTGACCGCAGTGAAGTGACCACTCAAACACACCGCTTGCTCCGTCGCGGCATTCCTTATGGCCTGGTGTCTCCTTCCACGCCGAACAATCCGCTACAAGACCCGAACTTTGTTGATCGCGGTCTCCACTTTTTGGCTTATCAGACTTCGATTGTAGACCAGTTTGAGTTTGTCACTAAGTTCTGGGCTAACAATCCAAACTTTAGTGAGGAGGCGGCTAAAGGTCACGAGTTTGAAGGTAAATTAACTCTTGGTCACGATCCAATTATTGGTCAAAGTGAAAATAACAAACCAGATGGCGATCGCACACGCAAGTTCTTTATCCACCTTGAGGATGACCAAAATCAACCTCAAACTAAGGAGTTGACTGCACCTGAAGACTGGGTAATCCCTACTGGTGGCGGCTACTTCTTTGCACCCTCGATTTCTGCTTTGAAGGAAGTATTGACAAAATAA
- a CDS encoding class I SAM-dependent methyltransferase, which yields MDSNPALCAAIANYITTSPQQRITFAEFMEMALYHPEYGYYSSDALKIGFKGGDFFTSPNLCSDFGELLAEQFLQMWEILGKPVPFSLVEMGAGQGLLALHILKYHQQHYPDFFTALEYIIVEKSPTLRQEQQQRLQDLPVRWCKFEDIPPNAIAGCFFSNELVDAFPVHQFILETGELREIYVTTSVNLTLQPPSLESKSFSPPLIGQGLGERSNFAFVEVTGEPSTPQLAEHLDLLEINLTQSTYPDGYRSEINLAALDWLSIVADRLQRGYVLTIDYGYPASRYYNPRRSQGTLQCYYHHRFHDNPYINIGRQDITAHVDFTALECWGEKYNLKNVGFIQQGLFLMALGLGDRIAALSYQKQPLSQLLQHRDALHQLLDPTGLGGFGVLIQSKGLDKTEISQPLKGLTLPE from the coding sequence ATGGATTCAAATCCAGCATTGTGTGCTGCGATCGCCAATTACATTACCACCAGTCCCCAGCAACGAATTACTTTCGCCGAATTCATGGAGATGGCATTATACCACCCTGAATACGGCTACTATTCCAGCGATGCACTAAAAATTGGCTTTAAAGGTGGTGATTTTTTCACTTCTCCCAACCTCTGCTCTGACTTTGGCGAGTTACTAGCAGAACAATTTTTGCAAATGTGGGAGATTCTAGGAAAACCTGTACCCTTTTCTCTAGTAGAAATGGGAGCAGGCCAAGGATTGCTAGCTTTGCATATCCTTAAATATCATCAACAGCACTACCCAGATTTTTTTACCGCGCTGGAGTACATCATTGTTGAAAAGTCTCCAACTTTAAGACAAGAACAGCAGCAACGCTTGCAAGATTTGCCTGTGCGTTGGTGCAAATTTGAGGATATACCACCAAATGCGATCGCAGGCTGCTTTTTTTCTAACGAGTTAGTTGATGCTTTCCCCGTGCATCAATTCATTCTAGAAACAGGAGAACTCCGAGAAATTTATGTGACAACTTCAGTTAACCTAACCCTCCAACCCCCTTCCCTAGAAAGTAAGTCTTTCTCCCCTCCCCTCATAGGGCAGGGGTTGGGGGAGAGGTCAAATTTTGCATTTGTGGAAGTCACAGGGGAACCTTCAACGCCCCAACTAGCTGAACATTTGGATTTACTGGAAATAAACTTAACCCAAAGTACATATCCAGATGGCTACCGTAGTGAAATTAATTTAGCTGCTCTAGACTGGTTGAGTATAGTAGCAGACCGCTTGCAGCGCGGCTATGTGTTAACAATTGATTATGGCTACCCCGCCAGTCGTTACTATAATCCCAGGCGATCGCAGGGAACGCTACAGTGTTATTACCATCATCGTTTTCATGACAACCCCTATATTAATATTGGGCGACAAGATATCACTGCCCATGTTGACTTTACAGCTTTGGAATGCTGGGGTGAGAAGTATAACTTAAAGAATGTTGGTTTTATCCAGCAGGGATTATTTTTGATGGCGTTGGGGTTAGGCGATCGGATTGCAGCCCTTTCTTATCAAAAGCAACCTCTCTCGCAGTTACTACAGCATCGGGACGCACTACACCAACTTCTAGATCCCACAGGACTCGGCGGTTTTGGAGTCTTAATTCAAAGCAAAGGTCTGGACAAGACAGAAATCTCTCAACCATTAAAAGGATTGACTCTGCCAGAGTAA
- a CDS encoding NAD(P)-dependent oxidoreductase — translation MKVAFLGTGLMGLPMAQRLLAADIQLVAYNRTPEKLAPLQASGAEIATHPRHAIRAAECVILMLTNAPAIYNVLLSDTAWQTLEGRTIIQMGTITPTESQEIRDAVVAGGGEYLEAPVLGSIPEAKAGKLSVMVGAEPEQYERHLKLLQNFGTEPLLIGPVGSAAALKLALNQLIASLTTSFALSLAFVQRQGVDVDVFMQILRDSPLYAPTFDKKLQRMLDGNYADPNFPTKHLLKDTELFISEAKSRSLDLSSIKGVRQILQTAVKMSFADDDYSSLFSVIKEWGEAMGE, via the coding sequence ATGAAGGTGGCATTTCTGGGAACTGGACTGATGGGACTACCAATGGCTCAAAGGTTATTAGCCGCAGATATACAGCTAGTTGCCTACAATCGCACCCCAGAAAAATTAGCACCACTACAAGCATCTGGGGCTGAAATTGCTACACATCCCCGCCACGCCATTCGTGCTGCTGAGTGCGTAATTCTCATGCTGACTAATGCCCCGGCCATTTATAATGTGTTGCTTTCAGATACTGCTTGGCAAACTCTGGAAGGACGCACAATTATCCAAATGGGAACAATTACGCCCACAGAAAGCCAGGAAATTAGAGATGCAGTTGTTGCTGGTGGGGGTGAGTATTTAGAAGCACCTGTATTAGGGAGTATTCCAGAAGCAAAAGCTGGCAAGTTGAGTGTTATGGTAGGGGCGGAGCCAGAACAATACGAACGCCACTTGAAGTTACTCCAAAATTTTGGGACAGAACCTTTACTTATCGGGCCAGTGGGATCTGCGGCGGCGCTTAAATTGGCACTAAATCAACTAATAGCTTCTCTAACAACTAGCTTTGCTTTGAGTCTAGCTTTTGTCCAGCGCCAAGGTGTCGATGTCGATGTGTTTATGCAAATCTTGCGCGACAGTCCACTCTACGCCCCTACCTTTGACAAAAAGCTACAACGGATGTTAGATGGCAATTATGCCGATCCCAATTTCCCCACAAAACACTTGCTTAAAGATACGGAATTATTTATTTCAGAAGCGAAATCTCGGAGTTTGGATCTTAGCAGTATTAAAGGAGTACGGCAAATCTTACAAACAGCCGTAAAAATGTCATTTGCTGATGATGATTACTCATCACTATTTTCAGTCATTAAGGAATGGGGAGAAGCGATGGGAGAATAA
- a CDS encoding chromosome segregation ATPase, with product MTERDIPDSWSSASGRKPDQSQRLSRTEQFGETQPFDVPATGSTSKSVKRRKKNHREGLTINSHSEETAQLSSTSGTWPRWMKSWTLWLVLLMLIPGSVGFLAMAMLFKLPAAPNCPSIFWPLASASVRLHCAQLAASKQTVNDLLQAIALVKQLPQNHPLHGEIDRFIEEWSRDILKLADQSFQTGNLEEAIATARKIPEDVAAYKLVDQQVDKWQSIWSKAEATYNGAIAEVKERRWQSAFMLSAKMLRVDNQYWAGTKYDQLNRLIATAREDGDKLGKAESLANSKVVDNILEAVKLAESIGQESYIYQKAQEAIPAFGRKMLELAQAKLDKQDADEALNIAREIPESAKLQGETDDFIAIADAKRSAWIGNVSGLEAAIAQAQQIDPTRPVYNEAQQLIARWQLEIEDVAHLEKARILASQGTVPNLTAAIAQVQLIPASNPRGAEARQEIGRWNAQVETIEDQPYLDRAEQIAIFEDINSLQAAIAQASEIRRGRALYPEARKKIRTWVGKIERIQDQPYLDQAQELAQSGNLTAAISTAQQIASSGRALSQEAQAAINDWEGQIRTRENWKKAQEVGATGTPEALVEAIRLADRVSNNSILRMDANQAIDQWSQQLLEIARTQGQSDIARGIDIAKSIPRGSAAYSAAQEQIKTWQEFLNPQPEPQPPSQPQPQTESLPFSPSTTINGQ from the coding sequence ATGACAGAGCGGGATATTCCAGACAGTTGGTCTTCAGCCAGTGGAAGAAAGCCAGATCAAAGCCAAAGATTATCCCGAACAGAACAATTCGGTGAAACTCAGCCATTTGATGTCCCAGCTACTGGTTCTACCTCCAAGTCAGTGAAGCGGCGAAAAAAAAACCATAGGGAAGGATTAACTATAAATAGTCATTCAGAAGAAACTGCCCAACTCAGTAGTACTTCTGGGACATGGCCACGCTGGATGAAAAGCTGGACATTGTGGCTAGTACTACTAATGTTGATTCCCGGCAGTGTAGGATTTTTGGCAATGGCAATGCTGTTCAAGTTGCCTGCTGCCCCTAATTGCCCCTCGATTTTCTGGCCGCTAGCTAGTGCTTCTGTACGGCTACACTGTGCCCAGTTGGCGGCTTCTAAACAAACAGTGAACGACCTATTGCAAGCGATCGCTCTGGTGAAGCAACTACCACAAAATCACCCGTTGCATGGAGAAATCGATCGTTTCATCGAAGAATGGTCGCGGGATATTTTGAAGCTAGCCGATCAAAGTTTCCAAACAGGGAATTTAGAGGAAGCGATCGCAACTGCTCGTAAGATACCCGAAGATGTAGCAGCTTATAAATTAGTCGATCAACAAGTTGACAAATGGCAGTCAATTTGGTCAAAGGCTGAAGCCACATACAACGGTGCGATCGCCGAAGTAAAGGAACGGCGCTGGCAATCAGCGTTCATGTTATCCGCTAAAATGCTGCGTGTAGACAATCAGTACTGGGCGGGTACTAAATACGACCAATTGAATCGTCTCATTGCCACAGCACGGGAAGATGGCGATAAGTTAGGAAAAGCCGAAAGTTTAGCAAACAGCAAAGTAGTCGATAACATACTAGAAGCGGTCAAGTTAGCCGAGTCGATTGGGCAGGAAAGTTACATTTACCAAAAAGCTCAGGAAGCGATTCCGGCATTTGGACGCAAAATGCTGGAATTAGCACAGGCGAAACTAGATAAGCAGGATGCGGATGAAGCGCTGAATATTGCTAGGGAAATACCGGAAAGTGCGAAACTGCAAGGCGAAACTGATGACTTTATTGCCATAGCTGACGCGAAAAGGAGTGCTTGGATCGGTAATGTTTCTGGTTTAGAGGCAGCGATCGCTCAAGCACAACAAATCGATCCTACTAGACCAGTGTATAACGAAGCACAGCAACTAATTGCTCGTTGGCAGTTGGAAATTGAAGATGTTGCCCATCTGGAAAAAGCAAGAATATTGGCTAGCCAGGGAACAGTCCCTAATTTAACCGCAGCGATCGCCCAAGTACAGCTTATTCCTGCTAGTAACCCTAGAGGCGCAGAAGCTAGACAAGAGATCGGTCGCTGGAATGCCCAAGTGGAGACAATTGAAGACCAACCTTACTTAGACCGCGCCGAACAGATCGCAATATTCGAGGATATTAACTCCTTACAAGCAGCGATCGCCCAGGCTAGCGAAATTCGTAGAGGTCGTGCATTGTATCCAGAAGCACGGAAAAAAATTCGTACTTGGGTAGGAAAGATTGAGCGAATTCAAGACCAACCTTACTTGGATCAAGCACAAGAACTAGCCCAAAGTGGAAATCTCACCGCCGCCATTAGCACAGCTCAACAAATTGCCTCATCGGGAAGGGCGCTTTCACAAGAAGCACAAGCTGCGATAAATGACTGGGAAGGGCAAATCCGCACCAGAGAAAACTGGAAAAAAGCCCAGGAAGTGGGGGCGACTGGCACTCCAGAAGCCTTGGTTGAAGCAATACGACTGGCGGATCGAGTTTCAAACAATAGCATCTTACGTATGGATGCGAATCAGGCTATTGACCAATGGAGTCAGCAATTGTTAGAAATAGCACGAACTCAAGGTCAGTCTGATATTGCTAGAGGCATTGATATTGCCAAATCGATTCCACGCGGTAGTGCTGCTTACAGTGCAGCGCAAGAGCAAATAAAGACTTGGCAGGAATTTCTCAATCCTCAACCTGAACCTCAGCCTCCGTCTCAACCTCAGCCTCAGACTGAATCTTTGCCATTTTCCCCATCAACTACTATTAATGGCCAGTAA
- the hslO gene encoding Hsp33 family molecular chaperone HslO, which yields MADQLIRATAAEGGIRAVGAIATRLTEEARQRHQLSYVATAALGRTMTAGLLMASSMKRTGSRVNVRVKGDGPLGGILVDAGLDGTVRGYVGNPSVELPPNAKGKLDVGGAVGGGYLYVVRDIGHGYPYSSTVELVSGEIGDDVAHYLVNSEQTPSALVLGVFVGVAGVTAAGGLLLQVLPKAARDEALIETLESRVAGLAGFTPLLQAGKTLPEIFGDLLGDMGLEIFSERQMLRFHCGCSFDRVLGALKILGEAELQDMIIKDDGAEATCDFCGNVYQASSEQLAQLISDLQAESAV from the coding sequence ATGGCGGATCAGTTAATTCGTGCAACAGCAGCCGAAGGTGGAATTCGTGCCGTAGGTGCGATCGCCACACGTTTAACAGAAGAAGCACGGCAGCGTCATCAGCTTTCTTATGTGGCAACGGCAGCACTGGGTCGGACTATGACGGCAGGCTTGTTAATGGCTTCTAGTATGAAGCGGACTGGATCGAGGGTCAATGTCCGAGTAAAGGGCGATGGGCCTTTGGGTGGCATATTAGTAGATGCAGGGTTAGATGGAACGGTACGCGGATATGTCGGGAATCCATCTGTAGAATTGCCTCCCAATGCCAAAGGTAAGTTAGATGTTGGTGGTGCTGTGGGTGGCGGCTACCTTTACGTAGTGCGAGATATCGGTCACGGTTATCCCTACTCTAGTACGGTAGAACTAGTTTCTGGCGAAATTGGTGATGATGTCGCTCATTATCTGGTGAATTCCGAACAAACTCCTTCGGCTTTAGTTTTAGGTGTATTCGTGGGAGTAGCAGGAGTAACTGCTGCTGGAGGATTACTGTTACAAGTATTGCCTAAAGCCGCCAGAGACGAAGCCCTAATAGAAACGTTGGAATCACGCGTTGCTGGTCTAGCAGGATTTACGCCGTTGTTGCAAGCTGGGAAGACCTTACCTGAAATCTTTGGTGACTTATTGGGAGACATGGGATTGGAAATCTTTTCCGAACGCCAAATGTTGCGCTTCCACTGTGGTTGCTCTTTTGATCGCGTTTTGGGGGCACTGAAGATTTTGGGAGAAGCTGAACTGCAAGATATGATTATTAAGGATGATGGTGCTGAAGCAACTTGTGACTTTTGCGGCAACGTCTACCAAGCAAGTAGCGAGCAGTTAGCTCAACTAATTTCCGATTTGCAAGCCGAATCTGCTGTTTGA
- a CDS encoding universal stress protein, which produces MLNSVLVALDGSDISERVIQALDYLVFSKDAKVILCHVFLTPESEMELPADRPQPESPTFSYFHIEKQLQLYQEKLSARSELELVTGDPAEEIIRLANIYKIDLIVIGSRGLIGMKRIVQGSVSSQVVEEANCSVLVVKPR; this is translated from the coding sequence GTGCTAAATAGTGTTTTGGTAGCTCTGGACGGTTCGGATATTTCAGAACGAGTAATTCAAGCTTTAGATTATTTGGTGTTTTCAAAAGACGCCAAGGTTATTCTCTGTCATGTGTTTCTCACACCAGAGTCAGAAATGGAACTACCTGCCGATCGCCCTCAGCCAGAGTCCCCAACGTTTTCTTATTTTCATATTGAAAAGCAACTGCAATTATATCAGGAAAAGTTATCAGCCAGAAGTGAGTTAGAGTTAGTAACTGGCGATCCCGCTGAAGAAATTATTCGTCTTGCCAATATTTATAAAATTGACTTGATCGTAATTGGCAGTCGGGGCTTGATCGGGATGAAACGAATTGTTCAGGGTTCTGTTAGCAGTCAAGTTGTAGAAGAGGCTAATTGTTCAGTGTTGGTCGTCAAACCAAGGTAA
- the hisD gene encoding histidinol dehydrogenase, whose translation MLRIITQQADVRAELQRICERTHDEQVLHKEATVREILQAVKRQGDKAVLHYTDEFDKQTLKAEELRVTGSELDAAYQQVSKELLSAVRLACRQIEAFHRQRVPKSWVHFGDDEVVLGKRYTPVDRAGLYVPGGRAAYPSTVLMNAIPAHVAAVPHVVMVTPPGPGGAINPAVLVAAQEAGVQEIYRIGGAQAIGALAYGTETIPKVNVITGPGNIYVTLAKKLVYGTVGIDSLAGPSEVLVIADETANPVHVAADLLAQAEHDPMAAAILLTTDAALAKNVQLALERQLVDHPRRIDTEKAIAHYGLIIVVESLQAAAELSNEFAPEHLELEVKDPWALLPQIRHAGAIFLGYSTPEAVGDYLAGPNHTLPTSGAARYASALGVETFLKHSSIIQYSQTALQNVAGAIDVLATAEGLPSHADSVRRRIQQE comes from the coding sequence ATGCTGCGAATTATTACTCAGCAGGCAGACGTTAGAGCAGAACTACAACGGATCTGCGAGCGCACCCATGACGAACAGGTACTTCACAAAGAAGCAACGGTGCGAGAAATTTTGCAAGCAGTGAAGCGCCAAGGCGACAAAGCTGTATTGCATTACACGGACGAATTTGACAAACAAACGCTCAAAGCAGAAGAACTCCGAGTTACAGGCTCGGAACTGGATGCAGCCTATCAGCAGGTATCAAAGGAGTTGTTGAGCGCAGTTCGGCTAGCTTGCCGTCAAATTGAAGCGTTTCATCGTCAGCGAGTACCAAAAAGCTGGGTACACTTTGGTGACGATGAAGTAGTACTGGGCAAACGCTATACCCCTGTAGACCGAGCTGGGTTGTATGTGCCTGGTGGCCGTGCCGCCTATCCCAGTACAGTGCTAATGAATGCAATTCCGGCTCATGTTGCTGCTGTACCCCACGTGGTGATGGTAACACCACCAGGACCAGGGGGTGCTATTAACCCAGCAGTCTTGGTAGCTGCCCAAGAAGCAGGGGTGCAAGAAATTTATCGGATTGGGGGCGCACAAGCGATCGGCGCTTTAGCTTATGGTACAGAAACGATTCCGAAAGTGAATGTGATTACTGGGCCTGGTAACATTTATGTCACCCTAGCGAAAAAACTTGTCTATGGCACCGTCGGTATTGATTCTTTGGCAGGCCCCAGCGAAGTGCTGGTGATTGCCGATGAAACCGCAAATCCAGTACATGTAGCTGCTGACTTGCTGGCCCAAGCCGAACACGATCCAATGGCGGCAGCGATTTTGCTGACCACAGATGCTGCTTTGGCGAAAAACGTACAATTAGCTTTGGAAAGACAGCTAGTGGATCATCCACGGCGAATAGACACAGAAAAAGCGATCGCTCACTACGGCTTGATTATCGTTGTGGAATCGCTCCAAGCCGCAGCAGAACTCTCAAATGAATTTGCCCCCGAACACCTGGAATTAGAAGTCAAAGACCCTTGGGCACTCCTACCACAGATTCGCCACGCTGGGGCAATCTTTTTGGGTTACTCAACACCAGAAGCTGTAGGAGATTATTTGGCAGGTCCTAATCATACCTTGCCAACTTCTGGTGCTGCCCGCTATGCTTCGGCATTGGGTGTTGAAACTTTCCTTAAACACTCCAGTATTATTCAATACTCCCAAACTGCACTGCAAAATGTGGCTGGTGCCATAGATGTGCTAGCAACAGCAGAAGGTTTACCTTCCCATGCTGATTCAGTCCGACGCCGAATTCAGCAAGAATAG
- the rpsT gene encoding 30S ribosomal protein S20, protein MANTKSALKRAQIAERNRLRNKSYKSAVKTLMKKYLNVVAAYTANPTPELKQEAQARLSEAYGKIDKAIKRGVLHPNNGARKKSRLAHRLKPLTQPAE, encoded by the coding sequence GTGGCGAATACAAAGTCTGCTCTCAAGCGTGCCCAAATCGCAGAACGTAATCGACTGCGTAATAAATCTTACAAATCAGCAGTCAAGACGCTGATGAAGAAATACCTCAATGTCGTAGCTGCTTATACAGCTAATCCTACCCCAGAATTAAAACAAGAAGCGCAGGCTCGGTTATCCGAGGCTTACGGCAAAATTGATAAGGCAATCAAACGAGGTGTTCTTCACCCAAACAATGGGGCAAGGAAAAAGTCAAGATTGGCTCACAGATTAAAACCCCTCACACAACCAGCTGAGTAG
- a CDS encoding TatD family hydrolase — protein MQLIDTHVHLNFDSFQPDLAAVRSRWQEAGVVRLVHSCVHPKEFSSIQSIAQEFPEISFAVGLHPLDADKWNSETAEKIKTLASSDSNVVAIGEMGLDFYKADNYEQQYMVFESQLAIASVLNLPVIIHCRDAAVATREVLQKWRKLKGEAVRGVMHCWGGTPEETQWFLDLGFYISFSGTVTFKNAKAIQSSAAMVSSDRLLIETDCPFLSPVPKRGERRNEPAYVLYVAEQVAKLRHETVEAIAHQTTQNACELFGLSISSVS, from the coding sequence ATGCAACTGATAGACACGCATGTACATCTTAACTTTGATAGTTTCCAGCCGGATTTAGCAGCAGTGCGATCGCGGTGGCAAGAAGCAGGCGTAGTGCGTTTAGTGCATTCGTGTGTTCACCCAAAGGAGTTTTCCAGTATTCAATCCATAGCCCAAGAGTTTCCCGAAATTAGTTTTGCTGTAGGATTACATCCTTTAGATGCTGATAAATGGAATAGCGAGACAGCCGAGAAAATCAAAACTTTAGCGAGTTCTGACTCAAATGTAGTAGCAATTGGGGAAATGGGGCTGGATTTTTATAAAGCTGATAACTATGAGCAACAGTATATGGTGTTCGAGTCCCAGTTGGCGATCGCTTCTGTTCTCAACTTACCAGTAATTATCCACTGCCGCGATGCTGCTGTGGCAACCAGAGAAGTCTTGCAAAAATGGCGCAAACTTAAGGGAGAAGCAGTGCGGGGTGTGATGCATTGCTGGGGAGGAACACCTGAAGAAACTCAATGGTTTCTCGATTTAGGCTTTTATATAAGCTTTAGCGGGACGGTAACGTTCAAAAATGCCAAAGCAATCCAATCCTCCGCTGCAATGGTAAGTAGCGATCGCCTACTGATTGAAACAGACTGCCCATTTCTGTCTCCAGTTCCAAAACGGGGCGAGAGGCGCAACGAGCCTGCCTACGTACTTTATGTAGCCGAGCAAGTAGCTAAACTGCGTCATGAAACGGTTGAGGCAATCGCCCATCAAACCACCCAAAATGCCTGTGAATTATTCGGTCTGTCAATATCAAGTGTGTCCTAG